In Sphingomonas sp. PAMC26645, one DNA window encodes the following:
- a CDS encoding AI-2E family transporter, which produces MNRLAPDADDSRFIRRVILTIVIVAVVAALYKAGDLLILAFGSMLGAIVIHAIADLYHDHLRVPRKAALGLGIATVLGVIAFLVWLFGVQFRSQVNVLIAQTPALLNQLAAYLSQSAVGAKLVDAVQQAYAGSKVAQDVGGLVTGAGELVLNCLLLLVGALFFAADPKVYERGFLLLIPRSKRAAVEDALFDVGSTLRLWLGSSLILMTTMGILVGIGLWLSGVPSAAALGLLAGLSEFIPYIGPTAAMIPALGLAATQGTSSIVGTLVTYAVVRLVQTNFITPYVQNRVISIPPAITVFAIIGIGTIFGLFGLFFSAALLVMIFTLVRSLYLREILGEDIPKTVHRTLLGPDLTPSPPSEDL; this is translated from the coding sequence GTGAACCGCCTGGCCCCCGATGCAGACGATTCGCGCTTCATCCGCCGCGTCATCCTGACCATCGTAATCGTCGCGGTCGTCGCCGCTCTCTACAAGGCGGGCGACCTGCTCATCCTCGCCTTCGGATCGATGCTCGGCGCGATCGTCATCCACGCGATCGCCGATCTCTACCACGACCATCTCCGCGTCCCGCGCAAGGCCGCGCTCGGCCTCGGCATCGCCACCGTGCTCGGCGTCATCGCGTTCCTGGTCTGGCTGTTCGGCGTGCAGTTCCGCAGCCAGGTCAACGTCCTAATCGCTCAGACGCCGGCGCTGCTCAACCAACTCGCTGCGTATCTTTCGCAAAGCGCGGTCGGCGCGAAGCTCGTCGACGCCGTGCAGCAGGCCTATGCCGGGTCGAAGGTCGCGCAGGATGTCGGCGGACTCGTGACCGGCGCTGGCGAGCTCGTGCTCAACTGCCTGTTGCTGCTGGTCGGCGCGCTGTTCTTCGCCGCCGATCCCAAGGTGTACGAGCGCGGCTTCCTGCTGCTGATCCCGCGATCGAAGCGGGCCGCGGTCGAGGATGCGCTGTTCGACGTCGGCTCGACGCTCCGGCTGTGGCTCGGCTCGTCGCTGATCCTGATGACGACGATGGGAATCCTGGTCGGCATCGGGCTCTGGCTATCGGGCGTCCCCAGCGCTGCCGCGCTCGGCCTGCTCGCCGGATTGTCCGAGTTCATCCCCTATATAGGCCCCACCGCGGCGATGATCCCGGCGCTCGGACTCGCCGCCACGCAGGGCACCTCGTCGATCGTCGGCACGCTCGTCACCTATGCGGTCGTGCGGCTCGTCCAGACCAATTTCATCACGCCGTACGTGCAGAACCGCGTGATCTCGATCCCGCCCGCGATTACGGTTTTCGCAATCATCGGCATCGGTACGATCTTCGGCCTGTTCGGCTTGTTCTTTTCAGCAGCGCTGCTGGTGATGATCTTCACGCTCGTCCGCAGCCTGTATCTGCGCGAGATTCTCGGGGAGGATATCCCGAAGACGGTCCACCGGACGTTGCTCGGCCCCGACCTGACGCCGAGCCCTCCGAGCGAAGATTTGTAA
- a CDS encoding response regulator transcription factor CtrA: MRVLLIEDEPTTAKAIELMLTTEGFNVYITDLGEEGLDLGKLYDYDIILLDLNLPDMHGYDVLKRLRVARVATPVLILSGVNEMGSKVRSFGFGADDYVTKPFHREELIARIHAVVRRSKGHSQSVIRTGKLAVNLDAKTVEVNGSRVHLTGKEYAMLELLSLRKGTTLTKEMFLNHLYGGMDEPELKIIDVFICKLRKKLSLACDGENYIETVWGRGYVLREPDEVLESQVA, from the coding sequence ATGCGAGTGCTGCTGATCGAGGACGAGCCGACGACGGCGAAGGCTATCGAGCTGATGCTGACGACCGAAGGGTTCAACGTCTACATCACCGATCTCGGGGAAGAAGGCCTCGATCTAGGCAAGCTGTATGATTACGACATCATACTGCTCGATCTGAACTTGCCCGACATGCACGGTTACGACGTGCTCAAGCGCCTGCGTGTCGCCCGTGTTGCGACGCCGGTATTGATCCTGTCGGGCGTCAACGAGATGGGCTCCAAGGTCCGCAGCTTCGGCTTCGGCGCCGACGACTATGTCACCAAGCCGTTCCACCGCGAGGAACTGATCGCGCGCATCCACGCCGTCGTCCGTCGCTCGAAGGGGCACAGCCAGTCGGTCATCCGCACCGGCAAGCTGGCGGTCAATCTCGACGCGAAGACCGTCGAAGTGAACGGCAGCCGCGTGCACCTGACCGGCAAGGAATATGCGATGCTGGAGCTGCTTTCGCTCCGCAAGGGCACGACCTTGACCAAGGAAATGTTCCTCAACCACCTTTACGGTGGGATGGACGAGCCCGAGCTGAAGATCATCGACGTGTTCATCTGCAAGCTCCGCAAGAAGCTCAGCCTCGCGTGTGACGGCGAGAATTACATCGAGACCGTCTGGGGTCGCGGCTACGTGCTGCGCGAACCCGACGAAGTGCTCGAATCCCAGGTCGCGTAA